A window of Paenibacillus sp. 19GGS1-52 contains these coding sequences:
- a CDS encoding polysaccharide deacetylase, producing MSTKRVVLLFIGLFISLCLTMESGIASAASDKSLKLGVDDHLTDIEAVSVKDSYYVPLRDLAGVLNLTLTGLLDGIEVKGQTRSLRLLKDNANAVLQDGSTISLVTFQQQGKLMVPLRMVAYLGFTISFKPEKYLLRVEDATAKLTDDAFLSQYSNDLKPAEPPASAPEVATAKPGTTVFLTFDDGPSATTSQLLDILEKSDVKATFFMLGPHISSYPTQVKRITKDKYGVGLHGMTHRKEKFYASPAAALAEMQGDNAVLKKVTGVGTTLIRPPYGSKPYFTQSFRDKVLIQGYHLWDWNVDSEDWKYKEDSETIYNLVMNQVHKLKRAKVNPVILMHDQKATLKVLPRILNSLKKEGYQFQIITNDLHPVNFWKDER from the coding sequence GTGTCTACAAAGAGAGTAGTGTTATTATTTATCGGTTTATTCATCAGTTTATGTTTGACTATGGAGTCGGGAATAGCCAGCGCAGCGAGTGATAAATCCCTTAAATTGGGGGTTGATGATCATTTGACTGATATTGAAGCTGTATCTGTAAAAGATTCATATTATGTTCCGCTTCGTGACCTGGCGGGTGTACTGAATTTGACGCTAACAGGCTTACTGGACGGGATAGAAGTTAAGGGACAGACGCGATCACTTAGACTATTAAAAGATAATGCCAATGCCGTTCTTCAGGATGGAAGCACGATATCGCTCGTCACATTCCAGCAACAGGGAAAGCTGATGGTTCCGCTGCGAATGGTCGCTTATCTTGGGTTTACTATTTCCTTTAAGCCTGAAAAATATTTATTGAGGGTAGAGGATGCGACGGCTAAATTAACGGATGATGCATTCTTAAGTCAATATAGTAATGACTTGAAGCCAGCAGAACCACCGGCATCAGCTCCGGAAGTAGCCACTGCGAAACCGGGCACCACCGTATTTCTGACCTTTGACGACGGGCCTTCGGCAACGACCTCGCAGCTGCTGGATATCTTGGAGAAATCTGATGTTAAGGCAACTTTTTTTATGCTGGGGCCTCATATCAGTAGCTATCCAACTCAGGTGAAACGTATAACGAAGGACAAATATGGAGTGGGCTTGCATGGGATGACACACCGTAAAGAGAAGTTTTATGCTTCACCAGCGGCGGCACTGGCAGAAATGCAGGGGGATAACGCAGTGTTGAAGAAGGTAACGGGAGTGGGTACTACGCTAATCCGACCGCCTTATGGAAGCAAACCTTATTTTACCCAGTCGTTCAGGGATAAGGTATTAATTCAAGGTTATCACCTGTGGGATTGGAACGTAGACTCGGAGGATTGGAAGTATAAGGAGGATAGCGAGACGATTTATAATTTGGTTATGAATCAGGTTCATAAGCTTAAGCGGGCTAAGGTCAACCCGGTGATTCTGATGCATGATCAGAAGGCGACGCTAAAGGTTCTGCCGCGTATTCTGAACTCTCTGAAGAAGGAAGGATATCAGTTCCAGATTATTACGAATGATCTGCATCCGGTGAATTTCTGGAAGGATGAACGGTAA
- the qoxA gene encoding cytochrome aa3 quinol oxidase subunit II: MNKKGPLYVLFLSLVFLLPGCSSLTVLNPKGPAARTISDTIILSILVMLGVLAVVYILYIFILVKYRAKKSNEGYVPPHEEGNKWLEALWIAIPIIIVAFLSVITVKTTNAVENVPADYKNQTPLVIYASSSNWKWHFSYPEEGIETVNYVNIPTHRPIEFRMYSFGTITSLWIPQLAGQKYAMSNMLTKLNLVADSEGSFIGKNANFSGRGFAYMEFETLAMNTKDYDKWVKEVKETAPALTEEEFKSLLAMEHLGRKTYSSTHLTFSPPPADHGEMNSEDGMDMDMDNGSMEHQDNTKIHPSPAPESETEFDSVPNPELDEPVPTSAVEEHTHQSN, encoded by the coding sequence ATGAATAAAAAGGGGCCGTTATATGTTTTATTTCTCAGTCTTGTCTTCCTCTTACCAGGGTGCAGTTCACTCACTGTTCTAAATCCGAAGGGGCCAGCCGCACGAACGATATCGGATACGATCATCCTCTCCATTCTTGTGATGCTCGGTGTTCTGGCTGTTGTGTACATCTTATACATCTTTATCCTTGTGAAATATCGTGCCAAAAAAAGTAATGAGGGTTATGTACCTCCACATGAAGAGGGCAATAAATGGCTGGAAGCACTTTGGATTGCTATTCCTATCATTATTGTGGCTTTCCTCTCCGTCATTACCGTTAAGACGACTAATGCTGTAGAAAACGTTCCAGCGGATTATAAAAATCAGACACCGCTCGTTATTTACGCTTCTTCATCGAATTGGAAATGGCATTTCAGCTATCCGGAGGAAGGCATTGAGACGGTGAACTACGTTAACATTCCTACTCACCGCCCAATAGAATTCCGTATGTATTCTTTCGGGACCATCACCAGTCTGTGGATTCCTCAATTAGCGGGCCAGAAGTACGCGATGAGCAATATGCTTACAAAGCTCAACCTGGTCGCTGACTCTGAAGGTTCTTTTATTGGTAAGAACGCGAACTTCAGCGGTAGGGGATTTGCTTACATGGAGTTTGAGACATTGGCCATGAATACCAAGGATTATGATAAATGGGTGAAAGAGGTTAAGGAAACCGCACCAGCGCTCACAGAAGAAGAATTCAAGAGTCTGCTGGCGATGGAGCATCTCGGACGTAAAACCTACTCCTCGACCCATCTGACCTTTAGTCCACCTCCGGCGGATCATGGTGAAATGAATTCCGAGGACGGTATGGACATGGATATGGATAACGGAAGCATGGAGCATCAGGATAACACAAAGATCCATCCTTCTCCGGCACCAGAAAGTGAAACAGAATTCGACAGTGTGCCTAATCCTGAGCTTGATGAGCCTGTACCTACCTCAGCGGTAGAAGAACATACACACCAAAGCAACTAA
- the qoxB gene encoding cytochrome aa3 quinol oxidase subunit I: protein MDFERFKVHGEPLIYGAMISIALATIGIIIGLTYFKKWGYLWREWLTTVDHKRIGVMYILAALLMLFRGGVDAMMMRLQTAAPEMKFLDAQHYNEVFTTHGLIMILFMAMPFIIGLMNVIVPLQIGARDVAFPRLNAVSFWLFFFGAMLLNISFVIGGSPDAGWSAYFPLASLEFSPTVGNNYYSLALQISGIGTLLTGVNFIVTILKMRAPGMKLMKMPMFIWSALLTNVIIVFAFPVLTVALALMMFDRLFGSQFFTMSNGGMDMLWANLFWVWGHPEVYIVVLPAFGIYSEIIATFSKKNLYGYTSMVFSMVIISLLSFLVWAHHFYTMGQGAMVNGFFSITTMAIAVPTGVKIFNWLFTLRKGRITFTTPMLYTLAFIPIFTIGGVTGVMLAMASADYQYHNTMFLVAHFHYVLIPGAVFAVIAGFHYWFPKVFGFRLNDRLGRHAFWWIAISFNVTFFPLFLLGLMGMTRRTYTYSAETGFGPLNSLSFVGALGLCIGFVILVYNIYWSTRYMPKDTNGDPWDGRTLEWATNSPIPAYNFAIVPKVQTRDAFWASKVDNIPLFEEKITKIHMPSNTGKPFIMGVIFFIFGFSMVFSLWIPAIVAAVGIVIVMATMSFDRDHGFYISAEEVIATEKKLRGETV, encoded by the coding sequence ATGGATTTTGAAAGATTTAAGGTGCATGGCGAACCGTTGATCTACGGAGCAATGATTAGTATCGCTCTGGCTACGATCGGAATTATCATCGGTCTAACCTATTTTAAAAAATGGGGCTACCTCTGGCGCGAATGGCTAACCACAGTAGATCATAAACGTATTGGGGTTATGTACATCCTTGCTGCGCTGCTTATGCTCTTCCGCGGTGGCGTCGACGCTATGATGATGCGCCTGCAAACCGCAGCGCCGGAAATGAAGTTTCTAGATGCGCAGCATTATAACGAGGTCTTTACCACTCACGGCTTGATCATGATCCTCTTTATGGCAATGCCGTTTATCATCGGACTGATGAATGTTATCGTTCCCTTGCAGATCGGGGCTAGAGACGTTGCCTTTCCTCGTCTGAATGCCGTCAGCTTCTGGCTCTTCTTCTTCGGAGCGATGCTGCTAAATATTTCATTTGTTATCGGGGGATCGCCTGATGCTGGCTGGTCCGCATATTTCCCGCTCGCGAGTCTGGAGTTCAGTCCAACAGTAGGTAACAACTACTACTCCCTCGCCCTGCAGATATCCGGTATCGGTACGCTGCTCACAGGCGTCAACTTTATTGTGACGATTCTGAAAATGCGTGCACCAGGCATGAAGCTGATGAAGATGCCTATGTTTATCTGGTCCGCGTTGCTTACGAACGTAATTATTGTCTTCGCTTTTCCAGTGCTGACCGTAGCACTTGCCTTGATGATGTTTGACCGGCTATTCGGCTCTCAATTCTTCACCATGTCGAACGGCGGTATGGATATGCTCTGGGCCAACCTGTTCTGGGTATGGGGACATCCCGAGGTCTACATCGTTGTATTGCCGGCTTTCGGTATATACAGTGAGATTATCGCGACCTTCTCCAAGAAGAACCTGTACGGCTACACCTCCATGGTCTTCAGTATGGTGATTATCTCGCTCTTGTCCTTCCTGGTTTGGGCTCACCATTTCTACACCATGGGCCAAGGGGCAATGGTCAACGGCTTCTTCTCCATTACAACGATGGCTATTGCTGTACCGACAGGGGTTAAGATATTCAACTGGCTATTTACCCTCCGAAAAGGGCGAATCACCTTCACCACCCCTATGCTATACACGCTAGCCTTTATACCAATCTTTACGATTGGCGGGGTGACCGGTGTCATGCTGGCGATGGCCAGTGCCGATTACCAGTACCATAACACCATGTTCCTGGTAGCGCATTTCCACTACGTTCTAATTCCTGGTGCGGTATTTGCTGTTATTGCAGGCTTCCATTATTGGTTCCCTAAAGTATTCGGCTTCCGCCTAAATGACCGCCTCGGCAGACATGCCTTCTGGTGGATTGCCATTTCCTTTAACGTAACCTTCTTCCCTCTATTCCTGTTGGGACTGATGGGAATGACTCGCCGGACATACACCTATTCTGCAGAAACAGGCTTTGGTCCGCTCAATTCGCTTTCTTTTGTCGGGGCGCTTGGTCTGTGTATCGGGTTTGTCATTTTGGTCTACAACATCTATTGGAGTACACGTTATATGCCAAAGGATACGAACGGAGATCCTTGGGATGGACGTACCTTGGAATGGGCAACGAATAGTCCAATTCCGGCTTATAACTTTGCCATTGTTCCAAAAGTACAAACTCGCGATGCCTTCTGGGCTTCCAAGGTAGATAATATCCCGCTCTTTGAGGAAAAAATCACCAAAATTCATATGCCTAGCAACACTGGCAAGCCGTTTATCATGGGCGTTATCTTCTTCATCTTTGGCTTCTCCATGGTATTCAGTCTCTGGATTCCGGCGATTGTGGCAGCAGTGGGTATCGTTATTGTCATGGCCACCATGTCCTTTGACCGCGATCACGGGTTCTATATTTCAGCCGAAGAAGTTATAGCTACAGAAAAGAAATTGCGGGGTGAGACTGTATGA
- a CDS encoding cytochrome (ubi)quinol oxidase subunit III, whose amino-acid sequence MKIDASKPLEYSTEENSNKIFGFWVFLGAEIALFATLFTVYFVMVTRFASGPNGSELFKITPVLFETFLLLSSSFTIGLAVHAMRHGFKKAMMVFIGLTLVMGLGFLGIEISEFVTYIHEGATLQTSGFLSSLFVLLGTHGAHVSFGFLWGSAILIQVWRQGINPATANKTFIFSLYWHFLDVVWIFIFSFVYLKGLM is encoded by the coding sequence ATGAAAATAGATGCGTCTAAGCCGCTGGAATATTCGACTGAGGAGAACAGCAATAAAATTTTTGGCTTCTGGGTGTTTCTTGGAGCCGAGATTGCGCTGTTCGCCACTCTCTTCACCGTTTACTTTGTCATGGTAACGCGTTTTGCAAGCGGCCCTAACGGTAGTGAGTTATTTAAAATTACCCCTGTGCTGTTTGAGACCTTTCTTCTGCTCTCAAGTTCGTTCACGATCGGCCTAGCCGTTCATGCCATGCGTCACGGCTTCAAGAAAGCTATGATGGTCTTCATCGGCTTAACACTCGTGATGGGTCTCGGCTTCCTTGGTATTGAAATCTCGGAATTCGTCACCTATATTCATGAGGGAGCTACACTCCAGACCAGCGGCTTCTTGTCCAGTCTCTTTGTACTACTCGGAACGCATGGAGCTCACGTTTCCTTTGGTTTCTTGTGGGGTTCGGCAATCCTGATCCAGGTCTGGCGGCAAGGGATTAACCCAGCTACCGCCAATAAGACCTTTATCTTCTCACTGTACTGGCATTTTCTAGATGTTGTCTGGATCTTTATCTTCAGCTTCGTCTACCTGAAAGGACTGATGTGA
- the qoxD gene encoding cytochrome aa3 quinol oxidase subunit IV, which yields MKQLFPIRHVMGYLASLVLSAAALTVIYADLSDSANIVILLITALIQASLQLFLFMHIGENAETKTELYLNIAYALFVGLVTIFGTLFIFVWGWYS from the coding sequence ATGAAGCAACTGTTTCCAATTCGCCATGTGATGGGTTATCTGGCCTCTCTTGTCCTTTCTGCCGCTGCACTCACTGTGATTTATGCTGATCTGTCTGATTCAGCAAATATCGTTATTCTGTTAATTACAGCACTGATTCAGGCATCGTTGCAGCTGTTCCTGTTCATGCATATCGGAGAAAATGCCGAGACCAAAACAGAATTATACCTCAATATTGCCTACGCATTATTTGTGGGTTTGGTCACGATATTCGGAACACTGTTTATCTTCGTATGGGGCTGGTATTCTTAA